DNA sequence from the Peptoniphilus sp. GNH genome:
CGTAAACTATCTTGTCTACAACATGGACAGATCCAGAATTTATATCCAATACAAAATAATTGTCATTCAAATAAAATTTATGCGTTTTTTCCATATATCTCCTTAAACAAAAAAGAAAAGGCTTGTGTTTTCCACAGCCTTATCTATTAGTATTTTCACATTTTTGATTTCCAACTGTGCAAGATGTCTTGCAAGCTGATTGGCAAGATGTTTGACATTCTCCACATCCGCCTTTGGCATAGGTATCCTTTAAATTTCTCTTTGATAGAGTTTTAATGTGTTTCATTTTCTCCTCCTATAATGGAATTAATTCCCCATTTTGTCATTTCTATTTTGCTAGCTTCTCCAGTAGTTTGAATAATTATTGTATCACCCTTTACTGAAACTACCTTTCCAACAATGCCACCTATAGTAATGACTTTGTCTCCAGCCTTGATTGCGTCTCTCATATTTCTCATTTCATTTTCTTTTTTCTTTTGTGGTTTGATTACAAAAATATAAAAGAAAACAATGATTCCGAGAAATGGGAGAATGTTATAAATTATTGCTCTAGTATTTTCGGGCATCTAATCACTCCTTGTCTTAATTATAACCGTATTTTTTATAAAAGTCATCTTTAAATTCTAATAAATAATCTCCTGCTATTGCTTGTCTTATATTCTCCATAAGTTTCAATAAAAAATATAGATTGTGATAGGACAAAAGTCTCATTCCAAGAATTTCATCTACGCTTAAAAGGTGTCTTATATAAGCTCTTGAATAGTTTTTGCAAGTGTAACAATCACATTCAGGATCAATTGGGCCAAAATCTTCTTTATATCTAGCCGCCTTGGCCACGAATCTTCCATGAGAAGTCATTGCAGTGCCATTTCTTGCAACTCTTGTAGGCAAAACGCAGTCTGCCATATCTATGCCTCTTATGACAGCCTCAAACAAATAATCAGGAGTACCCACTCCCATCAGATATCTAGGCTTTGATTTTGGCAAGAAATCCACAGTATAATCTAATATATCGCACATGAGTTCCAAAGGCTCTCCTACTGATAATCCTCCGACGGAATATCCTGGAAAATCTAAATCGACCAAATACTCAGCTGATTGCTTCCTCAAATCCTTATACATCCCGCCCTGCACAATACCGAAAAGAGCCTGATGCTCTACATTTTTATGATGGTCCTTGCAGCGCTTGGCCCATCTGGATGTTCTATTCATAGAGTTTTCTATATATTCATATGATGATGGATATGGAGCACATTCATCAAAGCACATCATTATATCTGAGCCTATGGCATTTTGTATGTCTATTGACTTTTCAGGTGAAATAAACTGTTCAGACCCGTCAATATGCGATCTAAAATTTACACCTTCTTCTTTTATTTTTCTGTTGGCAGCCAGAGAAAAAACTTGAAATCCACCAGAATCTGTCAAGATTGGTCTATCCCAATTCATAAATTTATGCAAGCCACCAGCTTTTTCTAAGATATCAGTTCCTGGCCTTAAAAAAAGATGATAGGTATTGCCTAAAATTATTTGTGCATTTATTTCTTTTAGCTCCTCTGGTGTCATTGTTTTTACGGTACCTCTCGTACCAACAGGCATAAAAATAGGCGTATCAATCACACCATGATCTGTATATATTTTGCCAAGTCTAGCTTTGCACTCCTTGGACTCTTTTATTAACTCGTATTTAAACATTCGCTCCCCTAACTGATGAACATACAGTCTCCAAAACTGAAGAATCTATACTTTTCTTTGACTGCTTCATTATAAGCATTTAAAATTATTTCCCTTGATGTCAAAGCACTTACAAGCATAATCAAGGTTGACTCTGGCAAGTGAAAATTAGTTATCAAACCATCAATACACTTAAATTTATATCCCGGATATATAAAAATATCTGTCCAGCCTTTCTTCTCTTCCAAAAATCCATTTTCATCGGCTACACTTTCTAAAACTCTAGTTGATGTAGTTCCAACAGAAATTATTCTATTTCCATCTCTTTTGCTTTTATTTATCAAATCGCAGGTCTCTTTAGAAATTTCATAGTATTCGCTATGCATTTTGTGGTCTAAAACATTTTCTTCCTTAACTGGTCTAAAGGTTCCTAGTCCAACATGCAGCGTCAAAAATGCTATATTTATTCCACTTTCTTCCAAATCTTTCAAAATTTCCTTGGTAAAATGCAGACCTGCTGTTGGTGCTGCAGCTGAGCCCTTGTTTTTAGAATAAACTGTTTGATATCTTTCTTTATCTTCAAGCTTTTCTCTTATATATGGCGGTAGGGGCATTTCTCCAAGCTTGTCTAATATCTCTTCAAAGACTCCATCATATTGAAAGTTTAAAAATCTGGATCCGTCATCAGATATGCTCACTACTTCAGCCTTTAAGTCATCAGAAAAAATAATTTTTTCGCCAATTTTAGCCTTTTTCCCAGGTTTAACAAGACATTCCCATGTATCGTTTTTATGATTTAAAAGCAAAAACTCTATTTTTTCTTCTTTTCCTTCTCTGTGGCCATATATTCTTGCTGGTATAACTCTAGTGTCATTTAATACTAGAGTGTCTCCCGGTCTCAAATACTTCTTTATATTATAAAAATGTTCGTGTTTTATAGTCCCAGTTTTCTTATCCAAAATCATCATTCTGGAATTCTCTCTGGATTCAACTGGATGTTGGGCTATAAGTTCTTGTGGTAAATAATAATAAAAATCTTCTTTTTTTAACATTATCTTATTTCGATACCTCTAAAATAATAATTTAAAATATCTTTATGCGATAGAGATTTCTTTGCCATATTAATGGCACCTCTTTGGCTCATTCCAACTCCATGTCCATATCCATTGCCTTTAAATCTGAATCCATTTGCTTCTCTTTCGATTTCAAACAAGGTAGATTTAAATTTTGTATTCCCAAGAATAGACCTTAGCTTATTACCTGAAATTGTACTGCCATTATCACTCTTAATTTCTTTTACTCTTCCGCTAGAATCTCTTGAATTTATATATAAATCAAAATTATCAGATAAATTCAAGTCGCTTAGCTTAGATCTAAGTTCATCAAAACTAAATCGAAGACTCCATGGGTCATTTGAATATTCATCCTCAAAACTTTGAAGATATGATAGGTTTTTGCCACCCCATACTTCTTCAGCGGAAGCTACATATCCACCAGATGAAGCCCCAAAAATTGCGCTAGCTACTTTGTCATTGTAATATATGCAAACTCCATTAGTATCATCTACTGCCTTACTAGATCTTTTTTTCTCGCTGCTTACGCCTCCATAAACTTGAGATGTGGTAGTATCGCAAAGATTATATCCATTTTTTATGAATTTATTTCTATTTGCCAAGGCAAAAGATCTCGCACAAATAGCCTGAGCCTTTAAGGCTTCTATTGGAGATGACGGGCTCATTTCTCTAGGAACTACGCCCTTTAAATAGTCTTCTAGCATGACCCTGTTAATAGTATCAAGCTTTCCATTATTAATTCTAAAAGAGATTCCACCTCTGTACTCTGTCTTAGCAAGTCTTATGAAGCTTGAAGATCCTATTAGTTCACGTCCATCGCTTGAAAAATCTTCACAAATAATCTTTCCCAAAGGGTTCTCTAGATTAATTTTGCCATCAGTTAGCTTTGCCTTTATAGTATTTGTATTTAGGCTTGATATCACATTTCCATCTTCATCATAAATTTTTAAAATAGACTTAGATGAAATTCTAACTTCTTCGCCTTCAGCTAAAGATTTTTGAATCTTAATATTTAAATAATCTTCTTCTGCCCTCGCTGTATTTGGCAAAATTATCAAAATTAAAAGAATTATATATAGAATTTTTTTCATTGACCACTACCCTCTTCTTTAAAATCTATTCCTAAATAATCATAGGCTTTTTTAGTTGCGATTCTGCCTCTAGGTGTTCTATTTAAAAATCCAATCTGCATAAGATAAGGCTCATACACATCTTCTATGGTGACCCTATCTTCTCCAACAGATGCAGCAATAGCATCAATTCCTGTTGGTCTTCCAGAAAAATTTATCATCATAGTTTCCAAAATTCTTCTGTCTAAATAATCCAAACCATAAGAATCTATTTCTAAAAGATCCAAAGCATCCTCCGAAACTCTAGCATCAATTATACCAGAGGCTCTCACCTCTGCATAGTCTCTGACTCTTTTTAGAAGTCTGTTCGCAATCCTTGGAGTC
Encoded proteins:
- the scfA gene encoding six-cysteine ranthipeptide SCIFF; translation: MKHIKTLSKRNLKDTYAKGGCGECQTSCQSACKTSCTVGNQKCENTNR
- the yajC gene encoding preprotein translocase subunit YajC — protein: MPENTRAIIYNILPFLGIIVFFYIFVIKPQKKKENEMRNMRDAIKAGDKVITIGGIVGKVVSVKGDTIIIQTTGEASKIEMTKWGINSIIGGENETH
- the tgt gene encoding tRNA guanosine(34) transglycosylase Tgt; translation: MFKYELIKESKECKARLGKIYTDHGVIDTPIFMPVGTRGTVKTMTPEELKEINAQIILGNTYHLFLRPGTDILEKAGGLHKFMNWDRPILTDSGGFQVFSLAANRKIKEEGVNFRSHIDGSEQFISPEKSIDIQNAIGSDIMMCFDECAPYPSSYEYIENSMNRTSRWAKRCKDHHKNVEHQALFGIVQGGMYKDLRKQSAEYLVDLDFPGYSVGGLSVGEPLELMCDILDYTVDFLPKSKPRYLMGVGTPDYLFEAVIRGIDMADCVLPTRVARNGTAMTSHGRFVAKAARYKEDFGPIDPECDCYTCKNYSRAYIRHLLSVDEILGMRLLSYHNLYFLLKLMENIRQAIAGDYLLEFKDDFYKKYGYN
- the queA gene encoding tRNA preQ1(34) S-adenosylmethionine ribosyltransferase-isomerase QueA, translated to MLKKEDFYYYLPQELIAQHPVESRENSRMMILDKKTGTIKHEHFYNIKKYLRPGDTLVLNDTRVIPARIYGHREGKEEKIEFLLLNHKNDTWECLVKPGKKAKIGEKIIFSDDLKAEVVSISDDGSRFLNFQYDGVFEEILDKLGEMPLPPYIREKLEDKERYQTVYSKNKGSAAAPTAGLHFTKEILKDLEESGINIAFLTLHVGLGTFRPVKEENVLDHKMHSEYYEISKETCDLINKSKRDGNRIISVGTTSTRVLESVADENGFLEEKKGWTDIFIYPGYKFKCIDGLITNFHLPESTLIMLVSALTSREIILNAYNEAVKEKYRFFSFGDCMFIS
- a CDS encoding SpoIID/LytB domain-containing protein — its product is MKKILYIILLILIILPNTARAEEDYLNIKIQKSLAEGEEVRISSKSILKIYDEDGNVISSLNTNTIKAKLTDGKINLENPLGKIICEDFSSDGRELIGSSSFIRLAKTEYRGGISFRINNGKLDTINRVMLEDYLKGVVPREMSPSSPIEALKAQAICARSFALANRNKFIKNGYNLCDTTTSQVYGGVSSEKKRSSKAVDDTNGVCIYYNDKVASAIFGASSGGYVASAEEVWGGKNLSYLQSFEDEYSNDPWSLRFSFDELRSKLSDLNLSDNFDLYINSRDSSGRVKEIKSDNGSTISGNKLRSILGNTKFKSTLFEIEREANGFRFKGNGYGHGVGMSQRGAINMAKKSLSHKDILNYYFRGIEIR